Genomic window (Bradyrhizobium sp. 186):
TGATCTGGTTTGGGACTCAATCTGCAACGGCAGGCCAGATCGAATACCCGCAAGTCATCCATACGCAATACGAAGCCGTTGATCAGAAGGCCGGCGGTCACTTCGTGCTGTGGTCAGAGCGGGAAAAGATCTTCTATGGCCTCGACCAAAAGCTTTTCCCGGGAGCCCGGTTTGTCGACATCACCCAGATTACCCCGAGCGTGGGGTCGATCACACTGACCTATGTCGAGGTGCGGACGGTCAGCAGTACGGCCTCGGACTATTTGTACCTGGCGGGCAATGTCCGCTTCCGCGTCAGCGGAATGACCCTCAAGTCCAGCAACTTCCCCACCGGCGGCGGGATGACGCCGAACGGACAGTAGCCAGCCCGCCGCGTCGAGCCTGCCATCCCCTACAGCTGATCGCCGCGGTCGGCCGGCGCGAGGTTGACGGCCGATCTGGCAAGATCGTGCGTCTAAGACCTCGTTAGGTCCTCGCTGTTAGTCTCGGACACTCCACTCATGGGGTTGCCGAGAATGTGTCAAAGGCCAATATTGCTGCTAGCTGTCTGCATCGCAGCCTCCGTGATGTTCAGCATGGCGGCTCAAGCGAGCCCCCTCTGCGTCAAGGAGCGGACGCCGTTTGCTCTGTCAGAGGACACGGTGAAGTGGATGATGCCGATCCAGCCCGGGGCCGACTGCATCCAAGGACTGCGTTGGTCGTATATGCAAATCTTCAACGTATCGGTCGTGAGCGGACCATCAAGAGGACAGCTGGCGCTGGTTGGATCCGGCTTCCGTTATTCGGCAGAAGCCGAAAAGCCAGGCACCGATAGGTTCACCCTTCTGATCTCGGGCAGAAACCGTCATGATGCCGGCATATCGACCTTAGCATTACAGTTGCCGTTTTGCTTTGAGATGCGCGCGCTGAGCGGCAGCCTGGTGAGCTCTGCGCCAGAATGACCATGCGATGACATGCGCGGGTTGGATCCGCTTTCGAGCAAGCCTGATGGCGATGCGGCGGATTTCCTGGATTGACCAACGGATCAGTGGCGGCGTGGGTGTGCTTTGGCTTTTGCCGGGGGGCGGCGTTTGGTTTTTTTGGGCGGTGGCGGATTGGCGCGATGGCGGATCGCCGCCATCATGGCGAAGGCGAGCATCACCAGGGACACGTGGCGATGCCAGCCATGCCAGGACCTGCTCTCGTTGTGATCGAGCCCGAACTCGTTTTTCGCGGTTTCAAAGCTGTCCTCGATCGCCCATCGATGGCCTTCGACCGCGACCAGCGTTTCAATTGATGTTCCCGCTGGGCACCAGGTGGTGAAGAAGGCGAGATCGCCATCGGCGATATGGCGACGGATCAGCAGACCGCGCGTCCATAAACCATCATTTGCGCTGTTGAACTGCTCGACCTCGAGATCGGCCAGTTCGAGATAACACCAGTCATGCAGCCTCGGTCCTTTGGTTCCGGCTCCCGCCGACAAGCGCTTCCAGTCGGACGGGCGCCGCGTCCGGGCGATGTCTTCGGCCTTGCCGGCGACCGGCTGTCGCTTGCCCCAGGATCGGAAGACATGAGAGCTGCTGACCCCGAGCACATAGCCTTTGCCTGCCCGCCGTAGCTGCTGTTCGATATCGCCAACACCGTAGACCGTGTCACCGGCAACCCACTTGAATGGTACAGACGCGGCTATCGCACGTGCGATCATTCTCGTCGCAAGCTTTGGTTTGGTCGCAAAGCCGACATCGGCAGGCACATATGCGGCTTCCAGACGATCTGGATCGTCAGTCCATTCCTTCGGAAGATACAACGCGCGATCGAT
Coding sequences:
- a CDS encoding Ig-like domain-containing protein, whose translation is MKWMMPIQPGADCIQGLRWSYMQIFNVSVVSGPSRGQLALVGSGFRYSAEAEKPGTDRFTLLISGRNRHDAGISTLALQLPFCFEMRALSGSLVSSAPE
- a CDS encoding IS701 family transposase — translated: MIRMSWTRAASVEETLALWAASLREIKQRIRPLFTQERVATNAGLFLEGLLGDEQRKTGWMRAEAAGDPGPWRQQAILGRGDWDADALRDIVRDYVIEHLADDDAVLVIDETGFLKQGKASCGVARQYTGSAGKITNCQIGVFATYVSRHGHAFIDRALYLPKEWTDDPDRLEAAYVPADVGFATKPKLATRMIARAIAASVPFKWVAGDTVYGVGDIEQQLRRAGKGYVLGVSSSHVFRSWGKRQPVAGKAEDIARTRRPSDWKRLSAGAGTKGPRLHDWCYLELADLEVEQFNSANDGLWTRGLLIRRHIADGDLAFFTTWCPAGTSIETLVAVEGHRWAIEDSFETAKNEFGLDHNESRSWHGWHRHVSLVMLAFAMMAAIRHRANPPPPKKTKRRPPAKAKAHPRRH